From a single Parambassis ranga chromosome 2, fParRan2.1, whole genome shotgun sequence genomic region:
- the adm2a gene encoding protein ADM2a, with translation MRSLFPLTVYCISLISLQQLLALPAEERQDRNRLDRLTNLIGQREDTSLTSGSHTNTAIPSSAPSHSPKWSLGFLRHPPESGRRTALAGLAWARPSEALQIQRRVLRARRHAHSGSRGGHHPHHAQLMRVGCVLGTCQVQNLSHRLYQLIGQSGREDSSPINPKSPHSYG, from the exons ATGCGGTCCCTTTTCCCGCTTACTGTGTATTGCATCAGCCTGATTTccctccagcagctgctggctCTGCCGGCTGAGGAGCGTCAGGACAGGAACAG gtTGGATCGCCTCACCAATCTCATTGGACAGAGAGAGGATACCTCCCTCACCTCAGGAAGCCATACTAACACAGCCATCCCATCTTCTGCCCCAAGCCACTCCCCAAAATGGTCGCTGGGTTTCCTGAGACACCCACCCGAGTCAGGAAGGAGAACAGCCCTCGCTGGCCTGGCCTGGGCACGCCCCAGTGAAGCTTTGCAGATTCAGCGGAGAGTGCTGAGAGCTCGTCGCCATGCACATTCAGGATCACGAGGGGGTCACCACCCTCACCATGCCCAGCTGATGAGAGTCGGCTGTGTTCTCGGAACCTGCCAAGTGCAGAACCTCAGTCACCGGCTTTATCAACTCATTGGCCAGAGCGGCAGAGAAGACTCATCCCCTATTAACCCCAAGAGCCCCCATAGTTATGGATAA